The following coding sequences are from one Prochlorococcus sp. MIT 0604 window:
- a CDS encoding molybdenum cofactor guanylyltransferase, which yields MEIKHKKFKAFILAGGKSSRMGFDKALIKHHEGGNWLTHKIKILNTLNLETFVITNHTSHSKEVDKRNNVGFISDAKPFDGPLTCIEQIFSSFKKNTKNILIIPIDMPNLNTKLIYSLIKSWEKNQNSAVVSHDGIFVQPLFGIYPLNEENHFKLKKKLSSGKKNFLGWVDQIPHKYFYANNGDLININSKREFLNMNNGT from the coding sequence ATGGAAATAAAACATAAAAAATTTAAGGCATTCATCTTGGCTGGTGGCAAGAGTTCAAGAATGGGGTTTGATAAAGCACTAATTAAACATCATGAAGGCGGAAATTGGCTTACTCATAAAATAAAAATATTAAATACTCTTAATTTGGAAACTTTTGTAATAACAAATCATACTTCTCATTCAAAAGAAGTTGATAAAAGAAATAATGTTGGGTTTATTTCAGATGCCAAACCCTTTGATGGCCCTTTAACTTGTATAGAACAAATTTTTTCATCTTTTAAAAAAAACACTAAAAATATCCTGATTATCCCAATCGATATGCCTAATTTGAATACAAAATTAATTTATTCACTTATTAAATCATGGGAAAAAAATCAAAATTCTGCGGTAGTATCCCATGATGGAATTTTTGTACAACCATTATTCGGTATTTATCCCCTCAATGAAGAAAATCATTTTAAATTAAAAAAAAAGTTATCCTCTGGAAAGAAAAACTTTCTTGGATGGGTTGATCAAATTCCCCATAAATATTTCTATGCAAACAATGGAGATTTAATTAATATAAATTCGAAGAGAGAATTTTTAAATATGAATAATGGGACTTAA
- a CDS encoding GTP 3',8-cyclase MoaA has product MGLKQLEDNRKRKLKVLRLSLKQNCNFSCIYCKPENYSLDVLNIEQFKKLILVSCRLGVNSLRITGGEPLLSSQLDELLHEIKLQRLEESNPIANLQDISLTTNGYLLSEKKAIELFKNGLDRITVSLDAIDPDIFSNMIGEENKIIGKEKLFTVLEGIDHAINAGFNPKEGKLKINAVIKKEINDNQIFELVDFAKKRSIEIRFIEYMDVGTSNNWKPSDVFFSEKIISLLKKKYRLKDYGRKEGQTANRWYISDSKSFISTISSVSNPFCSDCNRLRITSDGYAYTCLFSSEGINLNPWLSLPINLHELENKIKSIWEAREDNYSEDRFKKLEKTTDKNQKIHPSMSYLGG; this is encoded by the coding sequence ATGGGACTTAAGCAATTGGAGGATAATAGAAAAAGAAAGTTAAAAGTTTTAAGGTTATCTCTTAAACAAAATTGCAATTTTTCATGCATTTACTGTAAGCCAGAAAATTATAGTTTAGATGTATTAAATATTGAACAATTTAAAAAATTAATTTTGGTCAGTTGTCGATTAGGGGTAAATTCTTTAAGAATTACTGGAGGTGAACCTTTATTAAGTTCTCAATTAGATGAACTTCTTCATGAAATTAAATTGCAAAGGTTAGAAGAATCAAATCCAATAGCAAATTTACAGGATATTTCTTTAACTACAAATGGATATTTGCTCTCTGAGAAAAAAGCTATTGAGCTTTTTAAAAATGGGTTAGACCGTATAACAGTAAGTTTAGACGCAATTGATCCTGATATTTTTTCAAACATGATTGGAGAGGAAAATAAAATTATTGGTAAAGAAAAATTATTTACTGTCCTTGAAGGAATAGATCATGCAATTAATGCTGGATTTAATCCAAAGGAGGGGAAATTAAAAATAAATGCAGTCATTAAAAAAGAGATAAATGATAATCAAATTTTTGAATTAGTTGATTTTGCAAAAAAAAGGTCTATAGAAATTCGCTTTATTGAATATATGGACGTAGGCACATCTAATAATTGGAAGCCATCAGATGTTTTTTTCTCTGAAAAAATTATTAGTTTATTAAAGAAGAAATATCGATTAAAAGACTACGGAAGAAAGGAAGGGCAAACAGCCAATAGATGGTACATCAGTGATTCAAAAAGTTTTATAAGTACAATCTCTTCAGTAAGTAATCCTTTTTGTTCAGATTGTAATAGGTTGAGGATAACTAGCGATGGTTATGCTTACACGTGTCTTTTTTCTAGTGAAGGTATAAATCTAAACCCATGGTTATCTCTACCAATTAATCTCCATGAACTGGAAAATAAAATCAAGAGCATTTGGGAAGCGAGAGAAGATAACTATAGTGAAGATAGATTTAAAAAATTAGAAAAAACAACTGACAAAAATCAAAAAATTCATCCATCAATGTCATATCTTGGGGGATAA
- a CDS encoding helix-turn-helix domain-containing protein, translating to MKPKSLHLEAYTISETAKRLGYKSTKTIYRLLKRDLLEDYVYLERSGRVYLVLEPQNLPSLGEKIRTNIQFKKSNVIKKGAKPLFFNNSV from the coding sequence ATGAAACCAAAATCATTGCATTTGGAAGCTTATACGATTTCCGAAACAGCTAAAAGACTAGGCTATAAAAGCACTAAAACAATCTATCGACTTCTCAAAAGAGATTTATTAGAAGACTATGTTTATCTAGAAAGATCAGGAAGAGTTTATTTAGTATTAGAGCCGCAAAATCTTCCATCTTTAGGGGAAAAAATTAGAACAAATATTCAGTTTAAAAAATCTAATGTCATTAAAAAAGGGGCTAAGCCCCTTTTTTTTAATAATTCGGTTTAA
- a CDS encoding AAA family ATPase: MSNNKKDPETQKIIAKEKTKKVSSDEYAISPFGTLYKTYKRTSIQKPANKQIKDKKREAKTITERLNSFDDEVDTFFKGNCEIQPKDRIVYLRDKAKNLGLNLRDNEIRAKIWEGRKRSKGLVTMLAPDMEINAPQEVWLVEDLIMKSDTNLLIASPKVGKTTLVVDLIGKWSRGVEDSYLGKKFIGKCPSIFIVGTDMPRSRWLPLLNRFGLAEQTGKDKWKLLNPIIGLFTQNESLHLDDSGLSRIGELVSKNEGCLLLIDSYSKVVAPLGLKESDASFAGPIGDLQEVVAPFGVTTIVIHHSGKQSLGSGAVIASRGSTALPAAVSQVINLKWFNRDENRQDKRILLETEGRGMSLEAIILQTQYGFESDGDATDVIERHKEKEKIARLQDTQAEVFEEVKDRRPLETTSGDIKKALKIGDRSALRSLRALERKGLLISETRRTDKGRCVVFKISPTIVLTD; the protein is encoded by the coding sequence ATGAGTAACAACAAAAAAGATCCAGAAACACAAAAAATAATAGCTAAAGAAAAAACTAAAAAAGTTAGCTCAGACGAATACGCCATTAGTCCTTTTGGCACTTTGTATAAAACTTATAAAAGAACAAGTATTCAAAAGCCAGCTAATAAACAAATTAAAGATAAGAAAAGGGAAGCAAAAACAATCACTGAAAGGTTAAATTCATTTGACGACGAAGTAGATACCTTTTTTAAAGGTAATTGTGAAATTCAACCAAAGGACAGAATAGTTTACTTAAGGGATAAAGCGAAAAATCTTGGATTAAATCTAAGAGATAACGAAATCAGAGCAAAGATTTGGGAAGGTCGTAAACGATCTAAAGGACTTGTGACAATGCTTGCTCCAGATATGGAAATAAATGCACCACAAGAGGTTTGGTTAGTTGAGGATTTAATAATGAAATCCGATACAAACCTTCTTATTGCTTCTCCTAAAGTTGGAAAAACTACTTTAGTTGTTGACTTGATTGGCAAATGGAGTCGAGGCGTTGAAGATTCCTATTTGGGTAAAAAGTTTATTGGTAAGTGTCCTTCGATTTTTATTGTTGGGACTGACATGCCCAGGTCAAGGTGGTTACCACTTCTGAATAGATTTGGTCTCGCAGAACAAACAGGCAAAGATAAATGGAAATTATTAAACCCGATAATTGGCTTATTTACACAAAATGAATCATTGCATCTTGATGATTCTGGATTATCTCGTATTGGAGAATTAGTCAGCAAAAATGAGGGATGTTTATTGTTGATAGATAGTTACTCAAAAGTTGTTGCACCTCTCGGACTTAAAGAATCTGACGCCAGTTTTGCTGGCCCAATTGGAGATCTTCAAGAGGTTGTGGCGCCTTTTGGAGTAACTACAATTGTCATTCACCACAGTGGCAAACAAAGTTTAGGATCTGGTGCTGTGATAGCTTCAAGGGGTTCAACTGCTCTTCCGGCTGCAGTATCTCAAGTTATAAATTTAAAATGGTTTAATAGAGACGAAAATCGTCAGGATAAAAGAATACTTCTTGAAACTGAAGGTAGAGGAATGTCTTTAGAGGCAATAATTTTGCAGACTCAATATGGTTTTGAATCTGATGGAGATGCAACTGATGTCATTGAAAGGCACAAAGAAAAAGAAAAAATAGCACGATTACAAGACACTCAAGCTGAGGTATTTGAAGAGGTGAAAGATAGGAGACCTCTAGAAACAACTTCTGGTGACATTAAAAAGGCTTTAAAGATTGGTGATAGGTCTGCTCTCAGGTCATTAAGAGCATTAGAAAGAAAGGGTTTATTAATAAGCGAAACCAGAAGAACTGATAAAGGTAGATGCGTAGTTTTTAAAATATCACCAACAATTGTCTTAACTGACTAG